From Roseofilum reptotaenium CS-1145:
CCTTGAGTAAATTGATGTATCAATTTGCTGATATTCATTTGTTGAATTTGGTCAGCGAACCCTTAGCGATGCAGGGCCGGATTTCGTTTCATTCTCAAGATATCCGCTCCTGCGATCTTCCCGATAACTCATTTGACTGCATTACTTGTATTTCCACCCTAGAGCATGTGGGAGGCGATAATAAATACAATGACTTTTCCGCCAATGGATCGGCAGAAATCACTTTAGAGAGCGATCCTTTAGATCGCCAAGGGCTGTGGAAACCGGCTTTTACGGCTTTACTCAAACTCATCAAGCCCGATGGACTGCTGTTAGTCACGATGCCTTGTGGCTCTGAAAAACAAGGGGTATGGCAAAAGGGAGAATATCGCCTAGGAATAGAGGAGTTAGCAGAATTTCATACCCTTGCTGCTCAGTTTAATCGCCAGGTTAAGCTCACTTTGATGAAGAAAAGCACGATGGGATGGCAAGAAACTAGTGTGGAAGCCATCAATAGCGATCGCGATCCCCAAGAGCAACTTCGTTCTTTCGGCGCAGATGTGGTCGTTTTAGTGGAAACTCTAATCGAATAGATAGGGGCAAATAGCATATTATGAAGGTTGTTTACATTACTCCCACGTACTTTAGCGATCGCTCTCTGATTGGTGGAGCAGAGCGATATGCGAGTACTCTAGCTTGCCTGATGGCCGAGCATGTCGATACAACATTGGTCAGTTTTGGCCCACATCGCCAAAGTTATGAGGAAGATAACCTGAATATTGAGATTTTTCCGGTCAAAACTCCTATCCACGGAAATATGATGAATGCCATTCACATTGGCTATATCAGTTCGTTACTTAATGCAACCATTATCCACATTCATCACATCTACACCCTCGTTTCTGATGTAAGTTGTTTAATAGGACATTTTCTTGGTAAACGAGTCTTTGTCACCGATCATGGTGGAGGGGGATCTCTAGTCATTAATCATAAGCTACCTGTATTCCGCTGCTATACAAACCTTGTGGCTCAATCTGAGTACACTCTCGGTTCTATTAATGATCAACTTAGTCAAAAAGCAGTCACGATTAAAGGTGGAGTTGATACTAACTGGTTTTATCCAACATCTACAGTTAAGAAAGAAAAAAAGATTCTATTTGTCGGTAGAATCATTCCCCATAAAGGCATTAATTATTTAATTGAAGGTTTTAAACTTTTAGCATTTTCAGATTATAAATTGACCATTGTTGGCCGCATTAAGGGAGATATAAGCCAAAGATTTTATAGATATCTAAGGAAAATCGCGGAAGGACTGCCAGTTGAATTTATTCAAGATGCTGATGATTGCCGCTTGTTACACGAATATCGCAGTGCTATTGTAACAGTGTTGCCCTCTGTCCACACCAACTGCTATGGTGACTATACTTCCGTTCCAGAATTGATGGGGTTTACGCTGTTGGAATCTCAAGCATGTGGTACACCGGTTATATGTACCGATGCAGGCGCTATGCATGAGTTTGTCGATCATGGTAGGACAGGACTAGTTGTAAAGCAAAATTCCGGCCAGGCAATCGCCAAGGCTCTACAGCACCTTATTCAATTATCATCCCAAGACTATCAAGAATATCAAAAACACTCTATAGAATGGATTGCCAATAATTTTAGTTGGTCAATCGTTGTGAAAAAGCATTTAGAACTTTACCAAGGTATTGCAAACTCCCTATGAATCAGTCCTTAAGAATTTTAATGGTACTCCATGTACCTTGGGACCGAAATTTAGGCGGTTCAAGAGTTCAGTTAGAATTAGCAGATGAGTTTTGTAAAATGGGACATCAGGTTGAGAAATTTGATGTTAATGATGCGTTTCCCGATGCTCAATCATCACGAATATCTGAGTTGATTCGTCCTAGTTTTTCAACTAAAGCTAAAGAATTCATCCAAGCTAATGGTAAGTCCTTCGATGTCATTGATGCTCATCAAGGAAATGTGCCGTTCTCTAAAGCAGAATTGAACTTTCAGGGATTACTAGTTGCACGATCCGTAGGCTTGTATGCCTTTTGCGAGGACTATTTTAAACTCGAAGAAGTCAAGTGGCCACAGAAAAAAAAAGGAAACCCAATTACAAAAGTTCTGCGTTCTTGGAGGAAACAGAGAGAGTTTCCCTACTACTTAAGCAGCTTAAAAACCTGTGACTTAATTAATCTCCCCAATGGGGATGAACTAAACTATGTACGAGATATTCTAGGACTTGGTTACAAATCTGTCTTTTTTCCCTTTGGACTCTCTGAGCAGCGGCAGAGGGCTTTTTTTCAAGCTACCCAACCGGGTGGGATCAGGCTCCTTAATAAACAAGTCGCATTTATCGGCTACTGGACACCTCGTAAAGGATCTAAAGATTGGCCAGAGATTATTATGAGGACAAAAGCTCAAGTACCTGATGTACGCTTTCTATTTTTAGGAACTGGTTTAAGCCCTCAAGAAGTATTGCAGGATCTCAACATGCCAGCTTATGATTGGATAGAAATAATCCCGAGTTATGAAAGCAATATGCTGCCACAACTCCTATCTGAGGCAACCATAGGTGCTTTTCCTAGTTATATGGAGGGTTTTGGATTCGCTGTATTAGAAAAGCTTGCTTGCGGTTTGCCTACGATTGCCTACGATATCCCAGGTCCTCGCGATATGTTACGCCCTTTAGATCCTTCTCTGATGATTCCTGTTGGAGACCTAGGGAAATTTACGGCGAAATTGATTGAATTGCTTCAGTTAGATGAAAAAAAATACAATCAGTTATCTCAAAATTGCCATAAAGTTTCATCCATTTTTTCTTGGCCAAAAATCGCTAAAGACCACTTGCAACTTTATTCACAATATCTACAATCTATTCAGAAAAATTGAGAATTTCCCAAACTTATACCTGTCGCTGATTCAGTAAAACTTAGTCCAAAAACTTGAGGAGTCTATTTTCAATGCACCCAAACAGCAAACTACTTTTTCAAAAATATGCCAAGTCCTTATTCAAGGATAATATGAGAGTTCTAGAAATTGGACCGGAGGGACATCCATCAACTTACCAAGAAATAGTGGGAAATGACACAATCACTTGGGAAACCCTAGATATGATATCGAATGAAGAATTAACCTATAGAGTAGATAGTGAGTATGCTTATCCGATTGCCAGTGAGACCTTTGATATCATTATCTCAGGTCAGGTAATAGAACATATTAGAAAAGTTTGGCTTTGGGTCGAAGAGTTATCTAGGATCTCTAAAGTAGGAGGTAAAGTCATTACAATTGGTCCTGTAAGCTGGCCTTATCACGAAGCCCCTGTTGATTGCTGGAGAATTCATCCAGAAGGGATGAAAGCTCTTTATGAACATGCAGGGCTTAACGTTGAACTGAGTATATCGGAAACGTTAGAAGTCACATCAACGGCCAGTAGACGAATGGTTCCAGCAACATCATTTATCCCACAACCTATCTATAAAAGTGTCGTGAAGAGATTATTAGGGTGGCCAATTCCTTACTCTATCGATACAATTACAATCGGGGTTAAAGAATTTGAATCGGGGAAAAATTAACGTTTTACCAAGACCAAGTGGTGGAGAGTTTTTATGTTAGGTAAAATCTCGCGTAGTTATGCTGTTATGCAATTGACAAGAAGGTACTTTCGCCCAAGTCAGGTACCAGAAACTTGTAATTACTATATTAATGGGGTTCAGAGAACTATTTGTGGTCAATATGCTCTTACTATGCTAATGGCAATTGTGCTAAATGATTGCTATGGACTTAAACGGTTTAAGTCCATAGATAATATTGTTGATATTGGAGCCAATATTGGTGTTTTTTCAGTTCATGCGGCTACTCTCTTCCCTCAAACTAAAATTTACGCTTATGAACCTTGTTCGCAAGTACTGCCTGACTTAGAGAAAAATTTACAGGACTTGAATGTGGAAATCTCTTCTTATGCTGTGGGACGAACTACTAAAAAAGTAAACCTCACTTTCCAAGAAGATTTGACCGCTTCTTCTATCTTAATGACAGGAGAAGATTCATCTCAAAAATCTCAGTGCCAGATGATTGCTTTTGATGAAGTTACTGCTCAATTAGGAGGAAGTATTGGCTTGCTCAAGCTGGACTGTGAAGGATCTGAATATGAAATACTGAAATCTATTTCCTTGGAAAAAGTAAAATATGTTGTAGGAGAATTTCATACGTGTCAAAGTGGATATCCAGAATTAGGGCTAGAACTGCTTAAAGAACGTGGATTTGTGATAGATAATTGGACTCCATTTCCAGATGGTAAAGCTGGTGAATTTTGGGCAAGCAATATTCGGAATACTCCCCAGGAGAAAGCTTGGTTAGTATAGTTTTCTATGGTGCGATCATGTCTAATCACTCAGAAAAAATCACCCTAAGTGTCGCTTTAGTCACTCGGAACCGCCCAGAACTCTTAAGTCAATGTTTAGAAAGTTTGCGATCGCAAAGCATTCAGCCTTTTGAAGTAATCGTTTCCGATGATTCCGATCTGGAAATTGCACCGGAAATAGAAGCGATAGCAAAGGGTTGGAACTGTCAATATATTACCGGCCCTCGTCGAGGTTTACAAGCTAATCTTAATAATGCAGTTGACGCTTGTCACGGAACCCATGTTCGTATAGTTAATGACGATCATACATTTCCTGAAAATCATTTTAAAATCATCCAAAATCTATTAGAGTCCGATCCTAATAGCATTTGGACTTTAGGTGAATATTGTGAAATTCCTGGAACTCAATCTCTCTTCCAGTTACCAGGAGAAATTCAACCTCGTGGCTTTCACAAACCCATAGAGAATTTTGATGACTGTATGGGGATTAGCGGTGGAGCTTCTATTTATCCTAGGAAAATATTTGAGTACCACCACTTTTTAGAAGCTTTTGGATATGTTTGTGATTTAGAGTTTGGCCCCAGGCTAAAAGCGTTAGGGTACAGAATCAGGTACTGTTCAGAAACTCACGTCATTCACCAAACACCTATCATTATCCGAGATCCTAAAATGCTGTGTAAAGGTCACTTCCTTTTATCGTATCTCACTTACGCTTTCTATTTGCCAAATTTTTTGAAAAAATCTGAGTGTTTAATTTATTTTTGGTGGATTGCATTTCTAGGTTCTATAAATATCCGAAAAGCTGGTTTTACTTTTGTTGATTACCAGAAAACGAGAGAACTGGGTCAAAAGTATGGAAAACTATTTCAAACAGGAAAATACAACCAAATATTTTAAAATATATATAATTCTCAAGAAAAATTTTGATTTATTCAATAAATTAGTTTATGAAAATATTGTCAATAAGCAACTGTCCCTTGGCTGAAAACTCTGGTTCAGGATATGTGATTACAAACTTTTGTTATGGCTTGCAACAACGAGGCCATGATGTAGATTTGTTTGGACCAGATTCTTACGAAGTTCTAAAGTTTTTTAAAGGTAGAGCTACT
This genomic window contains:
- a CDS encoding class I SAM-dependent methyltransferase, translated to MKQITRLGNSDRFLDVGCVMNTPYTLSKLMYQFADIHLLNLVSEPLAMQGRISFHSQDIRSCDLPDNSFDCITCISTLEHVGGDNKYNDFSANGSAEITLESDPLDRQGLWKPAFTALLKLIKPDGLLLVTMPCGSEKQGVWQKGEYRLGIEELAEFHTLAAQFNRQVKLTLMKKSTMGWQETSVEAINSDRDPQEQLRSFGADVVVLVETLIE
- a CDS encoding glycosyltransferase family 4 protein, translated to MKVVYITPTYFSDRSLIGGAERYASTLACLMAEHVDTTLVSFGPHRQSYEEDNLNIEIFPVKTPIHGNMMNAIHIGYISSLLNATIIHIHHIYTLVSDVSCLIGHFLGKRVFVTDHGGGGSLVINHKLPVFRCYTNLVAQSEYTLGSINDQLSQKAVTIKGGVDTNWFYPTSTVKKEKKILFVGRIIPHKGINYLIEGFKLLAFSDYKLTIVGRIKGDISQRFYRYLRKIAEGLPVEFIQDADDCRLLHEYRSAIVTVLPSVHTNCYGDYTSVPELMGFTLLESQACGTPVICTDAGAMHEFVDHGRTGLVVKQNSGQAIAKALQHLIQLSSQDYQEYQKHSIEWIANNFSWSIVVKKHLELYQGIANSL
- a CDS encoding glycosyltransferase family 4 protein, which codes for MNQSLRILMVLHVPWDRNLGGSRVQLELADEFCKMGHQVEKFDVNDAFPDAQSSRISELIRPSFSTKAKEFIQANGKSFDVIDAHQGNVPFSKAELNFQGLLVARSVGLYAFCEDYFKLEEVKWPQKKKGNPITKVLRSWRKQREFPYYLSSLKTCDLINLPNGDELNYVRDILGLGYKSVFFPFGLSEQRQRAFFQATQPGGIRLLNKQVAFIGYWTPRKGSKDWPEIIMRTKAQVPDVRFLFLGTGLSPQEVLQDLNMPAYDWIEIIPSYESNMLPQLLSEATIGAFPSYMEGFGFAVLEKLACGLPTIAYDIPGPRDMLRPLDPSLMIPVGDLGKFTAKLIELLQLDEKKYNQLSQNCHKVSSIFSWPKIAKDHLQLYSQYLQSIQKN
- a CDS encoding methyltransferase domain-containing protein, with translation MHPNSKLLFQKYAKSLFKDNMRVLEIGPEGHPSTYQEIVGNDTITWETLDMISNEELTYRVDSEYAYPIASETFDIIISGQVIEHIRKVWLWVEELSRISKVGGKVITIGPVSWPYHEAPVDCWRIHPEGMKALYEHAGLNVELSISETLEVTSTASRRMVPATSFIPQPIYKSVVKRLLGWPIPYSIDTITIGVKEFESGKN
- a CDS encoding FkbM family methyltransferase, translating into MLGKISRSYAVMQLTRRYFRPSQVPETCNYYINGVQRTICGQYALTMLMAIVLNDCYGLKRFKSIDNIVDIGANIGVFSVHAATLFPQTKIYAYEPCSQVLPDLEKNLQDLNVEISSYAVGRTTKKVNLTFQEDLTASSILMTGEDSSQKSQCQMIAFDEVTAQLGGSIGLLKLDCEGSEYEILKSISLEKVKYVVGEFHTCQSGYPELGLELLKERGFVIDNWTPFPDGKAGEFWASNIRNTPQEKAWLV
- a CDS encoding glycosyltransferase family 2 protein, coding for MSNHSEKITLSVALVTRNRPELLSQCLESLRSQSIQPFEVIVSDDSDLEIAPEIEAIAKGWNCQYITGPRRGLQANLNNAVDACHGTHVRIVNDDHTFPENHFKIIQNLLESDPNSIWTLGEYCEIPGTQSLFQLPGEIQPRGFHKPIENFDDCMGISGGASIYPRKIFEYHHFLEAFGYVCDLEFGPRLKALGYRIRYCSETHVIHQTPIIIRDPKMLCKGHFLLSYLTYAFYLPNFLKKSECLIYFWWIAFLGSINIRKAGFTFVDYQKTRELGQKYGKLFQTGKYNQIF